The Acidimicrobiia bacterium genomic sequence CGTGCGCAAAACAACAGTTGTCGGCGCCGGGAAGTACGGGTCAACGACCGCGGAGAAGATCGCCAGAATGGACCTGGTTGATCAGGTGGTCATGACCGATATCCTCGAAGGTACCCCACAGGGCCTGGCGCTGGACATGAACCAGGCCCGCCCGGTCGAGAAGTACCGGACGCTGGTCGTGGGTACGAACGACTATGCGGATACAGCAGGTAGCGAGGTGGTCGTCATCACGGCCGGGTCGCCGCGCAAGCCCGGCATGAGCAGAATGGACCTCCTGACGGTCAACGCCAAAGTGGTGAAGAGCGTCACCGAACAGATCATGAAGTACTCCCCGGATGCCATCTTGGTAGTGGTGACCAACCCACTCGATCACATGACGACCCTGGCCGCCGAGGTCTCCGGCCTGCCGAAGAACAAGGTGATGGGTCAAGCCGGCATCCTCGACAGTTCGCGGCTTGCACACTTCATCAGCGAGATGGCAGACGTGGATATCTTTGATGTCGAAGCGTTGACGCTTGGTAGCCACGGACCGACGATGGTCCCCGTGCCTTCGCAGTGCAAGGTGGGCGGCAAGTCGCTCGAAGAGGTGTTCTCGGAGGAGCAGATCGAGGCCTTGATCGACCGCACCCGCAAGGGCGGCGCCGAGATCGTTGGACTCCTGAAGACGGGCAGCGCCTACTACGCGCCGTCGTCGGCGGCGGCTGCGATGGTCGAGGCGATCCTGACGGACTCCGGTGCCGTGTTGCCGGTGTGCGCCTACACGAGCGGCGAATACGGCGTCGTCCACGGCTACCTGGGCGTTCCGGCCAAACTGGGCGCCAACGGCGTCGAAGAAATCGTCGAGTTGCCGCTGACCGAAACCGAAATGGCTGCCCTGCACGAGGCTGCAGACGCGGTAGCCGCTAACGTG encodes the following:
- the mdh gene encoding malate dehydrogenase is translated as MRKTTVVGAGKYGSTTAEKIARMDLVDQVVMTDILEGTPQGLALDMNQARPVEKYRTLVVGTNDYADTAGSEVVVITAGSPRKPGMSRMDLLTVNAKVVKSVTEQIMKYSPDAILVVVTNPLDHMTTLAAEVSGLPKNKVMGQAGILDSSRLAHFISEMADVDIFDVEALTLGSHGPTMVPVPSQCKVGGKSLEEVFSEEQIEALIDRTRKGGAEIVGLLKTGSAYYAPSSAAAAMVEAILTDSGAVLPVCAYTSGEYGVVHGYLGVPAKLGANGVEEIVELPLTETEMAALHEAADAVAANVAELHNVDYS